agggaatagggaaccatttggaacagagacagtaattcccctgaacatcttcctcttcctcatctggtttcttgaacagccctacactcctcccctcttcctcctcccctcattctattctatcagccacaccactagctcacctccagacaatacatttacaagttaaagacacaccttggaataaataaaggaaaactattactagatgaagttgagtgttttttattatttcccatcaccataaatcatatttaatcactgaacagtagcagacctaacttcatctgttcctgactctggatagtggattaaaaagaccatcaatctccaatgatattaaagtactattctgaacattactgatatactgagtggcaagtcaagatatctgctggttttattgtttggtcaacagcaccacctgctggacaggtttaatgttgctggactgagcagtatgggaggatgaaagatgacacatttagggccggtttcctggacatctacattgaacatactgtttagtccaggactaggattcatctgtgtctgggaaaccagaccatatagtttagtagaaaggaagtgataccagcttgtagtgggctgactagtcctgaattgtcctttagttcctggaccattttccatgcagctccaggtgacagagaacacatcaattaggaccgagccaacaagctgatcaatgatactgaggagaattacatagagacagagaaccaactgagaaaacatatcaatggttctgaatgacaaccaatatacatcaacaccagacatcatgattcatggaaatgtacaagattaaaacattggattgaattttaattaataacaaatcagtttacagtttaaccagctcagcagtataattataataatagagaccaaacccaggatagaggggctgagtgaatgtggtctggactctgtggaggagggtcattgtgtcagagacactgtagaaggacagagtacctgccttgtgatccaggtacactcctactctggaggactgagggcctgatactTTAGTCTCAACATGATTGTGTCTGAAACAATAACCATCACTAGAGCACTTTAAACTCCAGGACTTGTTATTGTATCCAAATCTACCATCATTACCTCTCCCTGTTCTGCTGATGTCTTTATATGAGACTGCTGTAACAACATCAccagtcctctccacctcccagtaacagcgtccagacagaccctctctacacagaaccTGCCAGTAGTTggtgaatctgtctggatggtcaggatatggttggacttggcctgtacaggtcacctttctgttccctttagacagagagaggtctgtgtgtgctgtgtttgggtccagtgtgagctgacaggaatctgggagaagagcagagaccaacgaggggagtcagaacaataagttaagtc
The DNA window shown above is from Oncorhynchus masou masou isolate Uvic2021 unplaced genomic scaffold, UVic_Omas_1.1 unplaced_scaffold_17223, whole genome shotgun sequence and carries:
- the LOC135532094 gene encoding stonustoxin subunit beta-like, whose protein sequence is QSLSSISVSSDLPSIVVRPLQYFGDVSQTVSELREKLEDFLKGEWTKISTTVNIVDVVLPPEPKTREQLLQYSCQLTLDPNTAHTDLSLSKGNRKVTCTGQVQPYPDHPDRFTNYWQVLCREGLSGRCYWEVERTGDVVTAVSYKDISRTGRGNDGRFGYNNKSWSLKCSSDGYCFRHNHVETKVSGPQSSRVGVYLDHKAGTLSFYSVSDTMTLLHRVQTTFTQPLYPGFGLYYYNYTAELVKL